The following proteins are co-located in the Halictus rubicundus isolate RS-2024b chromosome 1, iyHalRubi1_principal, whole genome shotgun sequence genome:
- the L(1)g0196 gene encoding inositol hexakisphosphate and diphosphoinositol-pentakisphosphate kinase isoform X15 codes for MSYTELEHGYQGLRNASRPIFYVGDLNTVQPTLVGPVASSIYRSSKRAELSDGCSNDDGCMGGSDLEGEGKQVLVGVCAMAKKSQSKPMKEILTRLEEFEYIKIVVFPEEVILKESVEDWPIVDCLISFHSKGFPLDKAISYANLRNPFIINNLPMQYDIQDRRRVYAILSSEGIEIPRYAVLDRDSSDPKHHELVESEDHVEVNGVTFNKPFVEKPVSAEDHNIYIYYPTSAGGGSQRLFRKIGSRSSVYSPESRVRKTGSYIYEDFMPTDGTDVKVYTVGPDYAHAEARKSPALDGKVERDSEGKEIRYPVILSNAEKLISRKVCLAFKQTVCGFDLLRANGQSFVCDVNGFSFVKNSNKYYDDCAKILGNMILRELAPTLHIPWSVPFQLDDPPIVPTTFGKMMELRCVVAVIRHGDRTPKQKMKVEVRHPKFFEIFAKYDGYKHGHIKLKRPKQLQEILDTARSLLAEIQHRAAGPELEEKQGKLEQLKSVLEMYGHFSGINRKVQMKYQPRGRPRGSSSDDGTKNRLGEPSLVLILKWGGELTPAGRIQAEELGRIFRCMYPGGQGRHLSEEDSKMLPNHGDYAGAQGLGLLRLHSTFRHDLKIYASDEGRVQMTAAAFAKGLLALEGELTPILVQMVKSANTNGLLDNDCDSSKYQNMVKTKLHELLQQDREFTREDREQINPGNALSINAAMDFVKNPVRCCQHVHILIQKLMDIVRIKKDDSKTKDAILYHGETWELMGRRWGKIEKDFCTKNKRFDISKIPDIYDCIKYDLQHNNHTLQFEHAEELYIYSKYLADIVIPQEYGLTVQEKLTIGQGICTPLLKKIRADLQRNIEESGEETVNRLNPRYSHGVSSPGRHVRTRLYFTSESHVHSLLTVLRYGGLLDIVKDEQWRRAMEYVSMVSELNYMSQIVVMLYEDPTKDPSSEERFHVELHFSPGVNCCVQKNLPPGPGFRPHSRNESSHNIGESGGGSTQDTISQCSARIEEEDVELAISDDDFMNPPMQSDTPPLVMETDAMDSIMDSPTTSRAVDMMDLEPNIMDEPFDSGFLQSSAPIPISARTVAGHEAARLGSQLAASQRQRRDAERGGIVEPRARSYDHQRQDKPEKAADKLQYQSLDAVNKEEKGQHGMTKRRIETSSQALLHVPTGKVVLPHSFSSPELPVPSIETSTSTPLVTLHNTPLVSPNSRASDIPDITDITDIVVPVPTVRLSTCLDTDSEEADPRLRFQTRRHRHSISGQMSYFKLLGYNINKKLTGSANSLFSTAVISGSSSAPNLKDMVPPHASAVAAIEGFGGVPPIRPLETLHNALSLRQLDSFLEMMTTAPLFRTPASSPPKYPSPGGSTHESVNPNLSVGGISCEYHSSALEAVRYRKKKLNKPPLYISPTPIQYKSSNDGEPCDVRNQLSPTSPNSTGWSSEPQSFISSEPSSPAPTSTGECSMSISLISNEGAQSFSTGPKCPTTPCLDVDFNDFCMNIDQEHRESRGSVSYTDYYSNEDGQIRKCTFGTNFGSNLQKIICTDDLPLDNMDDDEDRTITLKQTEEQRKQDVKRIFEQQEKSRTKSSTSCKKIGRFLVESMDIADEDVRIKEADVSDKAKVSTQQKAESSNAERAQRSRDTSTEKIHSFNSHKRKNFSRSQSVSTPKVSVPKPQTNLSYKCASKLSSLSNMSDKDLEDWKQILVDAKPPSSPLTSEEEPILTVAASLTNSSSVTIGFNVHENKENKEKKEQKE; via the exons ATGTCTTACACTGAATTGGAACATGGTTATCAG GGTCTACGGAATGCCAGTCGACCAATTTTCTATGTAGGGGATTTAAATACAGTTCAACCAACCCTTGTGGGTCCTGTTGCTTCTTCTATATATCGTTCATCAAAAAGA gCCGAACTGTCGGACGGGTGCAGCAATGATGATGGATGCATGGGTGGCAGTGATTTGGAAGGAGAAGGGAAGCAAGTGTTGGTTGGAGTCTGTGCGATGGCGAAGAAGTCGCAGAGTAAACcgatgaaagaaattttgacgagattagaagaatttgagtaCATTAAAATAGTGGTATTCCCTGAAGAAGTGATCTTGAAG GAATCCGTAGAAGATTGGCCAATCGTTGACTGCTTAATAAGTTTCCACAGTAAAGGTTTTCCTCTCGACAAAGCTATAAGTTATGCTAATCTTAGAAATCCCTTCATTATCAATAATCTGCCAATGCAGTATGATATTCAA GATCGCAGGAGAGTTTATGCTATTCTAAGCAGCGAAGGTATCGAGATTCCAAGATATGCTGTTCTAGATAGAGATTCGTCCGATCCAAAAC atCACGAGTTGGTGGAGTCGGAAGATCATGTGGAGGTTAACGGTGTTACATTCAACAAACCATTTGTGGAAAAGCCAGTGTCTGCCGAAGATCATAACATCTACATTTATTATCCTACATCTGCGGGTGGAGGTAGCCAGAGATTATTCAGGAAG ATTGGAAGTCGCAGTAGTGTATATTCGCCAGAATCTCGAGTACGTAAAACGGGTTCTTACATTTATGAAGATTTTATGCCCACCGATGGGACAGATGTTAAAGTTTACACAGTGGGGCCCGACTATGCTCACGCCGAGGCTCGGAAAAGTCCTGCGTTAGATGGAAAAGTGGAAAGAGACTCAGAAGGGAAAGAAATTCGGTATCCTGTCATACTAAGCAACGCCGAGAAGCTAATAAGTAGAAAAGTATGTTTAGCTTTCAAGCAAACGGTTTGCGGTTTTGATTTGCTTAG AGCAAACGGTCAATCGTTCGTCTGCGACGTGAATGGCTTCAGTTTTGTCAAAAATTCGAATAAGTACTACGACGATTGCGCAAAGATTTTGGGAAACATGATTCTCAGGGAATTAGCACCTACTTTGCATATTCCATGGAGCGTTCCGTTTCAATTGGACGACCCGCCAATCGTACCCACGACATTTGGAAAGAT GATGGAATTACGTTGTGTTGTCGCTGTCATAAGACACGGTGATAGAACCCCAAAGCAAAAAATGAAGGTGGAAGTTCGTCATCCGAA ATTcttcgagatatttgcaaaatacGACGGTTACAAGCATGGTCACATTAAATTGAAGCGACCCAAGCAGCTGCAAGAGATATTGGACACTGCTCGGAGTCTACTGGCCGAGATACAGCACAGGGCTGCAGGTCCGGAATTGGAAGAAAAGCAAGGAAAACTCGAACAATTGAAAAGCGTTTTAGAAAT GTATGGTCACTTCTCAGGAATAAATCGTAAAGTACAAATGAAGTATCAGCCAAGAGGACGACCGAGAGGAAGTTCCTCGGATGATGGTACAAAAA ATCGGCTGGGAGAACCGTCACTTGTACTTATCTTGAAATGGGGCGGAGAATTAACACCCGCTGGTCGCATTCAAGCGGAGGAATTAGGAAGAATATTTCGTTGCATGTACCCCGGTGGTCAAGGTAGACACCTTAGTG aGGAAGACTCAAAGATGTTACCAAACCACG GTGATTATGCCGGTGCTCAAGGTTTGGGTCTGTTGCGACTTCATTCAACCTTTCGTCACGATTTGAAGATCTATGCGAGCGACGAGGGAAGAGTACAGATGACTGCAGCGGCGTTCGCGAAAGGTTTGCTCGCCCTGGAGGGCGAATTGACTCCGATATTGGTGCAAATGGTCAAGAGCGCAAACACCAATGGTCTTTTGGACAACGATTGCGACAGTAGCAAATACCAGAACAT GGTCAAGACGAAACTTCACGAGCTGTTGCAACAAGACCGAGAGTTTACTCGTGAGGACAGAGAACAAATAAACCCTGGGAACGCGTTGAGTATCAATGCAGCCATggattttgttaaaaatccGGTTCGCTGTTGTCAGCATGTACATATCTTGATTCAGAAGCTAATGGACATTGTGAGGATTAAGAAAGATGATTCGAAAACGAAAG ATGCAATTCTTTATCACGGCGAGACATGGGAGTTAATGGGTCGCCGCTGGGGAAAGATCGAAAAGGATTTTTGTACTAAGAACAAGAGATTCGATATATCAAAAATACCTGATATTTACGACTGCATCAAGTATGATTTGCAACACAATAACCATACGTTGCAATTCGAGCACGCGGAAGAACTGTACATTTACTCGAAATATTTGGCAGATATAGTTATACCACAG GAATACGGATTAACGGTACAAGAGAAATTAACTATAGGACAAGGTATTTGTACTCCCCTTTTGAAGAAGATCAGAGCCGATTTGCAAAGAAATATCGAAGAATCTGGAGAAGAAACAGTGAATCGACTTAATCCAAG ATATTCTCACGGTGTTTCGAGTCCTGGCCGACACGTGCGCACAAGATTGTATTTCACCAGCGAGAGTCACGTGCACTCCTTGTTAACGGTGTTACGTTACGGCGGCTTGCTCGAT ATAGTAAAAGACGAGCAATGGCGACGAGCTATGGAGTACGTTAGCATGGTGTCCGAATTAAACTACATGTCGCAAATTGTAGTCATGCTGTACGAAGATCCAACTAAGGATCCCAGCAGCGAAGAACGTTTCCATGTTGAGTTGCATTTCAGTCCTGGCGTGAACTGTTGCGTACAAAAAAATTTACCGCCAGGGCCAGGGTTCAGACCTCATTCGCGAAACGAGAGTAGCCACAATATC GGTGAAAGCGGCGGCGGATCCACGCAAGACACTATTTCTCAGTGCAGTGCACGGATAGAAGAAGAAGACGTCGAATTGGCAATTTCGGATGACGATTTTATGAATCCACCGATGCAATCT GACACGCCCCCGCTGGTGATGGAAACCGATGCAATGGACTCGATAATGGATAGTCCAACAACGAGCAGAGCCGTCGATATGATGGACCTGGAACCCAACATAATGGATGAACCATTTGACAGTGGATTCTTGCAGAGCTCCGCGCCAATTCCGATAAG TGCTAGAACAGTGGCGGGTCATGAAGCAGCTAGACTCGGTAGCCAGTTGGCTGCTAGTCAGCgtcaacgacgcgacgcggaaaGAGGCGGAATCGTGGAGCCACGTGCACGCAGTTACGATCATCAAAGACAAGACAAGCCTGAGAAAG CTGCGGACAAGCTGCAGTATCAGAGCTTGGACGCGGTCAACAAGGAAG AGAAGGGGCAGCATGGGATGACAAAGCGCCGGATAGAGACGTCTAGCCAGGCTTTGCTGCACGTGCCTACGGGGAAGGTGGTTTTGCCGCACTCCTTCAGCTCACCGGAGTTACCTGTTCCTTCAATCGAAACCTCCACTTCAACACCTTTGGTGACTTTACACAATACCCCTCTAGTTTCGCCGAACAGCAGAGCCTCGGATATCCCGGATATCACGGATATCACGGATATCGTGGTCCCGGTCCCCACGGTTCGTCTCTCGACATGCCTCGATACCGATTCCGAAGAGGCTGACCCTCGTCTACGCTTTCAAA CAAGGCGCCACCGTCACAGTATCTCCGGACAGATGAGTTATTTCAAGCTGTTGGGCTACAACATCAACAAGAAGCTGACCGGGTCAGCCAACAGTCTGTTCAGCACCGCGGTTATCAGTGGATCCTCCAGTGCTCCTAACTTGAAGGACATGGTTCCTCCTCACGCGTCCGCTGTTGCTG CGATAGAAGGCTTCGGTGGTGTGCCACCTATCAGGCCACTGGAGACGCTCCACAATGCCTTGTCTCTTCGCCAGTTGGACTCCTTTTTGGAAATGATGACTACAGCTCCCCTGTTTCGTACACCTGCCTCGTCGCCTCCAAAGTATCCGTCGCCGGGTGGATCCACTCATGAATCCGTTAATCCTAATCTCAGTGTCGGCGGGATCAGTTGCGAGTACCACTCTTCCGCTTTGGAAGCTGTCAGGTACcgtaagaaaaaattaaataaaccaCCTTT ATACATTTCCCCGACTCCTATACAATATAAGTCTTCGAACGATGGGGAACCGTGCGATGTAAGGAACCAACTGTCGCCAACCAGTCCCAACA GTACTGGTTGGAGTAGCGAGCCACAATCGTTTATATCATCCGAACCATCGTCTCCTGCTCCAACTTCCACAGGAGAGTGCAGTATGTCTATAAGCTTAATCAGCAACGAAGG GGCGCAATCTTTCAGCACGGGCCCCAAGTGTCCGACGACTCCTTGTCTGGACGTTGACTTCAACGACTTCTGCATGAACATCGATCAAGAGCATAGAGAAAGTCGTGGCAGCGTGTCGTACACGGACTATTACAGCAACGAGGACGGACAGATTCGAAAGTGCACTTTTGGAACGAATTTTGGTAGCAATCTACAGAAAATCATTTGCACCGATGATCTTCCTCTCGACAATATGGACGACGACGAGGACCGTACGATAACGTTGAAGCAAACCGAAGAGCAAAGGAAGCAGGACGTCAAGCGGATATTCGAGCAACAGGAAAAATCGAGAACAAAATCTAGCACCAGCTGCAAAAAGATTGGAAG GTTTCTCGTCGAGAGCATGGACATAGCGGACGAGGATGTTAGGATCAAAGAGGCGGACGTCTCCGATAAAGCGAAAGTATCTACCCAGCAAAAAGCTGAATCCTCGAACGCGGAGAGAGCTCAGAGAAGCAGAGACACCAGCACGGAAAAGATTCATTCGTTCAACAGTCACAAGAGGAAGAATTTTTCCCGGTCGCAGAGCGTTTCCACTCCGAAAGTATCCGTTCCAAAGCCTCAGACCAATCTGAGTTACAAATGCGCGTCGAAATTGAGCTCGTTGTCGAACATGTCGGACAAGGATTTGGAAGATTGGAAGCAGATCTTGGTCGACGCGAAGCCACCTTCCTCGCCTTTAACTAGCGAGGAAGAGCCAATACTAACCGTGGCAGCCAGTTTGACGAACAGCTCCAGCGTAACCATAGGTTTCAACGTCCACGAGAACAAGGAAAACAAAGAGAAGAAAGAGCAGAAAGAGTAA